GATAAAGTTTTGGGTCCGATTTTGATAATTATCGGCCTTATTATGTTCGGAATAATTAAGATAAATTTCGTAGGTCAGAATAAAAAAACAGAAAAATTAGAACAGTGGCTTTCCAGTAAAGGTTATTTAGGCTCTCTACTTTTGGGCGTATTATTTGCTTTGGCTTTTTGTCCATACAGCGGAGTATTGTTTTTTGGCGCGTTAATACCGCTGGTTCTTAAATCAACCGGCGGAATATTTTTGCCTTTGTTATTTGCTCTTGGCACAGGTTTGCCGGTGATAATTTTTTCTTTTTTTATCGCTTTTGGCGTACAAAAAGTAGCAAAGGCATTTAAAATTGTGCAGAAAATTGAGAAGATAATGCGTTACAGCGTGGCATCAATATTTATTTTAACCGGGATTTATTATATTATATACAATATTTGATTTATAATTTAAATTATGTTGATTTTAATTTTGTGGATTATCGGAATAACGAGTTTTACGCTATTGGGCAGTTGGTATGTCAAAAAATACAATAAGCCCGATTTGTTAATCGCGCTTTACGTGACCTTTATTTTGGTCGCCCAGATATTGGCGGTAAAAATTTCCGCTTTTGATTTGGGATTCAAGACATTTTTTGCGCCAAGCGGAATTCTTGTTTTTTCCATCACTTATCTTTTGACGGATATCGTGAATGAAAAATTCGGCAGAAGGGAAGTCCAAAAAATGATTTTAATCGCTTTTATTTCTCAGGTGGCGATGGTGTTTTTCTTTTGGCTGGGAGTGATATTTCCGGCCGCGCCTTTTTGGCAGATGCAAGATGTTTGGAAACAGATATTCGGATTGGTACCGCGGATCGTGGCGGCAAGCTGGATTGCCTTTTTAATTAGTGAAAATATTGATGCCATTATTTTTTCATATTTTAAAGCAAAAACAAAAGGAAAATATTTGTGGATGAGAAACGCATTCAGTTCTTTGCCGGCACTCGCCTTGGACTCAATTCTTTTTATAACCATCGCTTTTCTGGGAGTTTCGCCGATTTGGCCGTTAATCTTGGGTCAGATCGTAGTTAAATGGCTGGTGGGGTTGGTTAATATACCTTTTATGTATTTCAATAAATGGGTGATGGGAAATAAATAAAATATTTTGGATAAAATAAAATAGGGTTTGATTGTTCTCAATCAAACCCTATTATTTTGAAAAAATTATCATCAGAAGTAAGCGAAAAATCCGCCGAGAATTATCCAAGGAGAATTCTCATAAGTGTTGTACGGATTTACCAACTTTGATCCTGGTGTATCTCCTGCAAGTCGATGGCCTAGTCCCACTTCAAATTTTAAATGGGCACAGATATCACTGCCACCACCAAATGAGGCAAAGACCCCTGTAGGACCACCGTCTATATTGGATTTACCAATACCTCCAAAGAGATAACTGATATTTTTATCAGTTCCAGAATTAATGAGGTATACCGCCTCCCACCTGTTTTGCCACAGTATTTTGCTGTGATTAGCAGGCTGCGGAAGTCCGCTTAAGGTATATTGGCAACCCCATGGACCGTTTGTTAATACGATCTTTCCTCCAAGGAAATCCGGCCCCCCCGTTAGTCCACATTGCATATTTAGGTTTAAAGGAGCAGCCACCAACATCATTAAAAATGTAAACATACTTCACCTCCTTCCTTCTTTCTACTTTTTTTGGTTTTTAAATTATCAATTTACTATACATCTAAAATATCACATTTTTCGATTTTTGTCAAGCCCCCCACATGGGGATTATTGTCTTTCTTAAAAATTATGATTTAATAAGGTTGACTAAAATAAATGTTTAATTAAGATAAAATTAGAGTGGATATAAGAAACGAAAGACAGTAATTTTAATAATCCCTCTATGTGGGGGGCTCAAGTGGATAAAAATGTGTTATTATTTTGAATAATCAATATGAATATAATTTTAGGTTCAGCTTCAAAATCACGAAAACGAGTCATGGAAAGGGCTGGTTGGAAATTTACCATAATAACCGCTGATATTGACGAAAAGGCGATTCGTTTTGATGACCCCAAAGATTTGGTGATGGCTCTTGCTAGTGCCAAAGCCGATGCGATTCTGCCGAAAATTAAAGAAAAAGCTTTTTTAATAACCGCGGATCAAGTGGTGGTTTGCAATAATGAAATCAGAGAAAAACCCATTGATGAAAAACAAGCCAGAGAATATTTGCGAAGCTATGCTGATTATCCGGCCGAGGCGGTTAACGGAATCGCGATTGTGAATACTGAGACAAAAGAGAGAATGGTAAAATTGGAAATATCCAAGATAAAATTCAAACAGATTCCGGAAACAATCATTGATCAATTGATTTCCAAGGGAGATATTTTTTCACAAGCCGGATCATTTTCCGCGGAAGATCCTTTATTAATTCCGTATATTGATTATATAGAAGGAACATTAGACAGCGTCGAGGGATTGCCAATAGAATTAATTGAAGATTTGATCAATAAAATGAATAAATAAATTATCAATTATAAAGTAAAAGAGGCGGAAATTATATCCGCCTCTTTTTTATTTTTATCTTAATGGCCAGGACTGGGTGATAGATCCGATTGTTGATCTTAATCCTTCTCTGATAAACTCCTGAGACATTATGTGCTCAGAAGTGATAATAGCAACTATTGTCAGAGAATTCGATTTCGGCGTTAATCCCATCACCAGGGTTTGTTTGTCTTTGATTTTAAAAATCGGACTTCTACTTTTATCAGGATTGTTTATTTTTTCGAACCTTTCCTTCAAGATTTCTTCATTTATTTTTTCACTCAGAGATTTAATTTTATATTTGAAATCAACATATACCTTGCGAGGATTGACCACGAAAGTAGCTTTCAAATTAAAATTGTTTTTACCGGTTTTTAGTGGAATAGTAGTCCTTATTTCTCCACTATTATAAATGATTTTTCTATCCCTGTAGCCCAGTTCTTCGAGTGCCTTAAGCAATCGATTGTTGTACTTTTTACTCATTTCTCCTCCTTTTTAAGATGCGTTAAACCTTTATGGTTTAAATTTATATATATTTAAGCATATCTGTGTTTTTTGTCAAGTCCCTCGCAAGACCCTCTCGTTGAATAATAAATTTAATGGAATTTACCTATTGACTTTTTCTAATTTTTATGCTATGCTTTTAATAAGGAGGCAACAATGGATGCAATAAATAATGTAGGTCATCAAGGCTATCAGCAAATTGCGACCAATCCCAATAAAGTGATTGAAACTGACGAAATTGATAAGACAATAAAAGAGATTGAACAAGCCAAAAAGAGACTGGAGACTCAGCCGATAGAACCGATTTCCGCTTGTTCCAGCGCGGATAAACCAAAAGAAGAAAAGACGGGAACTAATATTGACTTGTATGGATAAGAAGGCGTAATAATCGCGCCTTCTTTTTATATTGACAAAATTCAGAAATATGCTATTATTAAAACATATAAAGGATATAGTTCATTCAAATAAAAAGAAAAAAGTCTTGCTTATCGGCAGACAGGGAGGAAAAAATGGAAATAAAGAAAGATCGGATAATCGCCGGATGCAGTCCTAGCTTTGAGGATACCGACGAAGAAGTTGAAGTAAAGGCAATTTGGGAAATTTTACCGCTTGTTCTTGATATCAATCTTTCTGAAGATATCAATATTTTGAAAAAAGTAGATATATGGAGTTTGATTATTCATCGCATTTCCGATGATACGAATATTGATTTACCGGTTTTAGAGGTGAATAGAGAAGAAGACGAAGAAGTGTTTCTAAGAGATGGAAGATTTTGCGCGTATTCTTTTAAAGATAACAAGCTTTGCACGAATGCGATTTTCAGGAATATTAAAGATCTTGATATAAAACTTTTTAACGGCAACGAGCACGTATGCGTCTTAATTTTTCCGGAATTGGATCTCGCTCTCGAATATACGAATATTATCATTATTCGTTGTCCATGGGGGAAAACTTTCATGGATTTTCCGAATGTTTGCGAATCCATTGAAAAATGGATTAAACAATTTGGTAAGAAATAAGCCAATAATAGGGGGCGACAAAAAGTCGCCCCTTTAACTTATCCCCAAAAAGGGGGTTGACCCCCTCACAAGGAAAACCATTGTCTTCCTTAGAAATTACAGTTTAATAGGCATAAAGTTAAAAATAATCATTTAGATAAGATAAAATCATTGTATATATAAAAAAATGAAAGACAGTATACCCTTTATGGTTTTCCACATGTGAGGGGGTTGACAAATTTCAAAAATATGCTATTATATATAACACAATAGTTCTTTACATAGCTAAAGCGATCCGGGCTAGATCTCTCAAAAGATCAAAAATGGATCGCATAATAGTAGAAAGAAAAAGGGGGAAAAATGAAAAAACTAAACAAAATTTTTGTTGTAGCCGTATTAATGACATTATTTGCCGAAGCGTATGGCGAACCGCCAACCTTGGAAAACAAGTTTGTACCGGTTCAAAAAACCGTAGTGGTTATGCCGGAAAATCAGGTCAACATATTGTCAGTTAATCCGGCAGAAGAGATAAATACGGCAAATGAATTTGTAAAAAGATCTGCAATTATATTGATCGCACAGAACCTTGTGCCACCGGTAAAAAAAGTTCAAGATCAAATTGACTTGGGATTACCCAAGATAAAAAATACTGCGATACGCAGCGAAAAGGTTTTTTCAAATTACCAAGTTCTGTCTCTACAAAAAGTAGGGATTGAGAATAATGGAGATACTGCCGTTTCTCGAGCCAAGAAAGAGCTCGACAAAAGAAACAAAGAAATGGCCAAGCCGATAGAATTGGCTTGCAAATAAGAATTATTGAGGGCGCGGAAAAATCCGCGCCCATTTTTTTATTATTTATTTCTTGACCCCACCACCTTGAAATTATAATGCTCAATTTTATATTTTCTGATTTAAAAATATTTTTTAATCAGAAAGGTTTAATAAATTATAAATTTAATTTTATACCTCGCATTTTTAAAATATAATTTCTAGGTGGTGGGGTTGACAGATTTTATTTTTTTGTTATAATCAAAAACAGACTTAAGGGCATGGTACCTTAAAAAAAGTCTGTCTATTGGCAGACAAGGAGGAGAAAATGAGAAATTTTTTGAAGCTGGGAGTGTTGGTTGTCTTGGGATTTATCTTTTGCAGTATTTTTCTGACCAATCAAGTCAGAGCAGAAGTAAATGTCCCAAATGCAATGACTATAACACAGTCAACCAATATTGATTCCATAACAAGCCCGAAATGTTGTATTATCGCTGACAGCATAATATTCAATATTACGGAAAAGAAAGTAATTATTAAAAATGGCATCCTTACATATTTTAATTCTAAGGATGAAAAAAGCTTGAACATAGTGATGAAAGAGGGTGTTTTTAATTTAGATAACACGTGGAATACGATATACTCGATTAAAAATTTTTCGGATATAGAAGTATTTACCGTTATTAACGGTAAATATAAAAAGATTATCGACGATAAGTTAGAAAATTATTAAAAATCAGGCTGAGAGAAAATTCTCTCAGCCTTTTTGTTTTTAAGTATTGACTGATATTTTGATATCAGTTATCATATACTCTATAGTTTAAAAATTTTAGTTTATGTTTTACAGGCGGAAGAAAAAATTTATTTTCATTCAAAGCTCTGATTAATAAAAAAGAGACGGGTTAAAACCCGCCTCTTTTTCTTTTAGGATAATTTAATTAATTTAAAATTTAAAATTATGGAAGACTTTATTTTGAAGTACGACACCGCCAAATACACGGAGAGAGGTGGTGCCGGTGAACACTCTCCAGCTTTTTATCACCAACCGATGCAACCTTCGTTGCAAAGGATGTTTCTACGCCCATAAATTAGGCGCCAAGGAAATGAGTTTAAGAGAGTATCAGGATTACATTTTGAAATATTTGCCAGAAATTCAAAAAGTAATTCTTTTAGGAGGAGAGCCGACGATGCATAAAAATCTGCCGCAAATGCTTAAGTTTAACAATCAATATGGCCTGAAAACCACGATTTATTCCAATGGTTTTAATTTAGAGCAATTCAAGGGTAAGAATTTTGATAATGTTCAAATCAGGGTCGGAGTTTACGGATCTTATTCCAGTGAAAAACCGTTGTCTAAAATAGATAAAATTGATTTGCCAATGACCATTGTTTATATGTTAAGAAAAGACAATATTAATGAATTAATGGAAACGGCCGAAATGGCGGAAAAAAATTTCAATTGCGATAATTTTTATATTTCCAGCATCAGAGATATTGCCGTTACCGATGATTTTTGGAAAGATACTCCGGAAACGATTCCTATGGACGAATATGCTGAAATTATTCAGGAGTTTGTCAATAAATATTCAGGCAATATCAAAAAACTTCATTTGGCGACAAGAGGCGTTGTTGTAACAAAAAAACAGAATTTTATGAAATTTCATAAATGCCGTTTTGGAAATATTTTCCCCGATAAAGAAAAAATCATTTGCCCTTTTGATATTTCAAAAAAGATTTTAACCAAGGATTTATTATTTAATCAGCGGAATTGCACTAAGCATCGCAAATGCATTTTGCAAAAAATTGTTTTGGAAAAGGTGCCGGGAAAATAATCCACAATAAAAGACTTGACAAATTCTGAAAATATGCTATTATTTATTACATAATAAAGGGGGTGGTTTTTATGTATGAAAGCACTGGCTGTGAGCGCTAGCCAGATCCTGAAAATGGATTAAATTTGAGCGCTATCCCTAAAATTGCCAATAAAGGAGGTTAAATGTCCCACACGGGCTTACCGCCTTAAAATAACAAATAGGACTTCAGGCCGAGAGCAATCTCGGCCATTTTATTTATTATTTTACTCTTGACAATTTTCTAAAATTTGCTATATTTATTCACATAAACCAGGAGGTGATTAAGTAATGGTTCTTTAAAATGGCTTAAGCGATCCCGGCCAAATCCCGAGGAAGGATTAGAGCGGATTTGCAAATTAAAACAAGAAAAGGAGGTATCAGATGTTGGGTCTTCTGAAATTTTTGATTTTTTTGGCGGTATTCGTATTCTGTATCTTTTTAAGTGTCAAATTTAACTTTAAGGAAAATAAAAAATTTGGCACAAAAGAGTTTGAGGGTGTCGGAATAAAGCCAAAAGGATTAATTTTGGGAATAGCTTTGTTCTTTTTAGCTCTTATCATATTGCCGGCGATTGGAGCGATTCCGGCCGGATACAGAGGCGTAGTACTGAAATTCGGAGCTGTTACCGGTCGTGTTTTAGGTGAAGGAATTTATACGGTTCATCCTTTTACAGAGACGGTAAAATTAATGTCCGTGAAAGTAGAAGCATACGAGGTGCAAGTAGAAGCTGCCTCAAAAGACCTTCAAGATGTCAATGCCAAAATTACTTTGAATTATTTTCTTGAATCAAGAGTAGTGGGCAGGACATATCAAACTCTGGGATATGATTATCAGACTCGTATTATTTCACCCGCTATTCAAGAAGCCGTGAAATCTTCAACTGCTCAGTTTGACGCGACTGAATTAATTACCAAAAGACCGCTTGTAAAAGAAAAAATTGAATCATTTTTAAAAGAAAGAATCGCTATTCATGGGATAATAATGGATGCTGTTTCAATCACGGATTTTAAATTTTCGCCTAAATTTTCCGAAAGTATTGAAAATAAGGTAAGAGCCGCGCAAGATGTTTTAACCGCCCAAAATAATTTAGAAAAAATAAAAATAGAGGCGGATCAAAAAGTGGCGCAAGCACAAGCAGAAGCAGAAGCACTAAGACTTCAGAAACAACAAGTGACGCCGGAATTAATCGCATTGCGTAAAATTGAAGTTCAGCGTTTGGCCATTGAAGTTCAACTTGCAGCTGTAGGAAAATGGAATGGACAATTGCCGAATGTAACAGGCGGGGTTATACCATTTCTCGATGTTAACCAACAGAGTGTTAAAGCAGACGTTAAAACAGATACTAAATAAGTAATGAAATATTTTTTGAAACTATAAAAAAGGAGGTGATTAGAATGTCTCGAAATAAGGGAACGCCACCTTAAAAACAAAAAAATAATGGGGCCGAGAGAAATTACTCTCGGCCATTTTATTTGTTTTAACGGGGTTGACCCCGTCAGAAGTTTGGCGCAAGTCTTTATATTTTAAATAGTCATAACCGCAAAGCGGCTTCGCCTTAAGCTTTTCTATATCAATAATTTATAGATGAACTTTTAACGGGGTTGACAAAAATAGATTTTTTTGATTAAATTATAAATAAGATATAGTTCTTTAAAAGGAGGTCTTAATGAAAAATTCAAGAAGGGTAAAAGATTTAAAAAGAGTGAAAGATTTTGAGCCCAAGTATGTATATCCGGCTGTAGCACGCGAGATTATGAAGAGAAATATTTTCGGCATTGAAGAGGTGATAAAACATTTCCATCTTCATCCAACCGACGAAGATCTTGCGATTTTATCGCAAGTACCATATTCAGAAAAAGTATTAAGAGTTTTTAAAGATAGCCATATTCTGGTTGTTAATTATGGCGAATCAATTATTGATCAGAGAGATTTAAGTCCACAATTTTTTTATGGCAGCAAAAACGCCTGGTATAATTCCGAAGAATTTGCCAAAAACCCGGGAAAGATAGGATGGAATTTAATAAGGAAGACAGAAATTCCGGGTTCTATCAATAAATCTTGGAGCGATCAAATGTCATTGCTTCGCGAAAATGAGAAAGTGCCGACAGCGCAAGAATTCGTAAATGCCATAGTGGCATTCAGTATTTTAGGGGAAAGACTGTTTAAGCATCGGCTTCTGAGGGTCTACGATATAGACAGATATGGCAATTGCGTTTACATCGGTAATCCCAGACCGACAAATATTCGGATATATAAATATGAAAAGAGTGTTCGTTTAGAGGGAGTAGGCCTGGCAAGCCAGATAATACCAACATGATAAATATTCAGAGTCCTTGTTTATAATAAAACAAGGACTCTTTTTTATTCACCCCCTAACTTCTTGACGAAGATTATGGATGGATTATAATATGATTTGTATGAAATATCATATAAATCATATTATTTTAAAGAAAAATTTATGAAAAAAGATTTTTTTGAAAGCATAATTTGTTTTGATACTGCCACGGTTGGCGAGCGGGGACAGATTGTAGTCCCGGCCGAAATCCGCAAAAAATTAAAAATGAAAAGCGGCGATAAAATGGTGGCTTTTTTAACTCCGGCAGAAACAATAATTCTTATTCCGAGCAATAAATTCGGCAAGATTGTTTCCGTGTTCCATAAAAAACTTGATAAATTAACAGAATTAATTAAATAATAAATAAATAAAATATGCGTTTACCCAAATTTAACAAAAAATTAATCATTTTGATAATCATTATTATTTTGGCGATCGGCGGTTTTATTATTTCTCGTCGGCCGCAAAAATTACAGTTTGAATCCATAACACTGAGCAAGCGAAATATTATCCAAGAAGTCAGTGTCACCGGTCATATCAAGCCCGTGGAAACAGTTGATCTGGCTTTTGAAAAAAATGGCAAAGTGACTGAAGTTAATGTGAAAATCGGCGATAAGATAGAAAAAGGAAAAGTATTGGTTAAACTTGACAATACGGAAGTTTTAACAGAGCTTCGTCAAAATCAAGCTAATTTGGAAAGCGCCAAGGCTCAGCTTAATCAATATCAAGCCGCGCTTGACTCTCAAAAATCAAAACTGACTGAAATGGAAAGCGGCACGAGAATAGAAGAAATTCAGGTTCAAGAAATCAAAGTGGCAAATGCCAAGATATCTTTAACAAACGCCAAAAACGACTTGATTGATAAATTGAAAGATGCTTACACAAAATCAGATGATTCGATTAAAAATAAAATCGATCAAATGTTTAATAATCCAACTTCCGCGGATCCGCAATTTAATTTTTCATTGAATAATTTCAGTTTGGAAATAGAGCTTGAACAAGACAGAATGTCAATTGAAAGTATGCTGGCCGATTGGAATAATTCTTTGAGTAAAATTTCCGCTTCAAGCGATTTAAATATTTATTCATCTCAGGCTGAAAAAAATTTAGACCAAATTAATTCTTTTTTGGAACAAATCGCCAATGTGGTCAACGGTTTAATGCCGACGATGTCGGGTCTCTCTCAGACGACGATTGACACTCATAAATCAAATACTTCAATTGCCAGAACAAATATGAATACGGCGGTTGTCAATTTGAGCGCCGCGGAGGAAGGAATTAAAACCGCTCAATCAAATCTCAGTTTGGTAGAACAAGAACTTATTTTGAGCAAGGCGGGGACAGTCAAGGAACAAATTGATTCTCAAAAATTTCAAATAAAACAAGCCGAGGCCAATGTTGTTTCGCAGCAAGCAAAAATTAATCAAGCCGAAGCGAGTGTGGAAAACACCAGAGTTCAAATGGAAAAATTGATTTTGCGTTCGCCGATTTCCGGCGTTGTCACCAAACAAGAAGCCAAAGTGGGAGAATTTGTTACCGCCAATACGATAATGGTCGGAATAATGAGCGATAAAAATTTTGAGATGGAAACAAATATTCCCGAAGCGGATATTGCCAAAGTTAAAATCGGAAATCTGGCCAATGTAACTCTTGATGCTTATGGTTCAAGCGTTGTTTGGCAAGCTGAATTGGTAAAAATTGATCCGTCGGAAACAATGATTGAGGGAGTTTCAACTTACAAAACAACTTTTCAATTTAAAAATGAAGATGAAAGAATTAAATCCGGGATGACGGCCAATATTGATATTATTGCCGCCCAGCATGATAATGTGATTTCTGTTCCTCAAAGAGCGATTACTGATAAAGACGGCAAGAGAATGGTGAAAATTGTTGACGGCGACGGATTTAAAGAAGTGGAAGTGGAAACCGGAATGCGCGGTTCGGAAGGAGAAATAGAAATTCTCAAAGGACTTAATGAAGGAGATAAAGTCATTACTTCTAAGAAGTAGAAGTAATTAAAATCAAAATTAAAAAATCAAAATGCAAAATGACAATGTAAAATTCAAAATTAAAATTAATTTTTTTAAACATTTTAACATTTTGAAATGTCATTTTAATTTTTGATATTTACATTTTAAATTTCATTATGGCTTTAATTGAAGTTAAAAATTTGGAAAAAATTTATCATACGGACAGCGTGGAAACGCCTGCCTTGATTGATACTTCTTTTAAGATAGAAAAAGGAGAATTTGTGGCAATCATGGGGCCGTCAGGTTCCGGGAAATCAACCTTGCTTCATATTTTGGGATTTTTGGATGAACCGACCGGCGGCGAATATTATTTTGACGGGAAATCACTCAGTGATTATTCACAAAAAGAAATAGCTATGGTCAGAAATAAAAAAATGGGATTTATTTTTCAGACTTTTAATTTACTCAGCCGAACTAGTGTTTTGGAAAATGTAAAATTGCCGCTTCTTTATTCTGATATTAAAGAATCGCTTTGGAATGAAATGGCGAAAAAGGCGATTGAGTCAGTCGGACTTTCGCATAGAATCAATCATTTGCCTTCGCAGCTTTCCGGCGGAGAAAAACAAAGAGTGGCCATTGCCAGAGCTTTGATTAATAATCCGCAAGTTATTTTTGCCGATGAACCGACCGGTAATCTTGATTCAAAATCAGGACAAATTATCATGGAAATCATTCAGCGATTAAACGAGAAAGAAGGCAAAACAATTATTTTAATCACTCATGAAACCAATACGGCTGAACATGCTCAAAGAATTATTCATATGTTGGACGGACAAATTGACAGCGACAGAAATGTAGAAAATCGCAGGACAGCCCAAGATAGTTTTATTAAGTAATTTAAAATTCAAAAATCAAAGTGTAAAATGACAATGTAAAATTTAAAATTTTAATTTTCAAAAACATTTTAACATTTTGATTTGTCATT
The nucleotide sequence above comes from Patescibacteria group bacterium. Encoded proteins:
- a CDS encoding aromatic aminobenezylarsenical efflux permease ArsG family transporter, translated to MDWINSLIDNYNIPLLTAFLLGILTSISPCPLATNITAIAYISRELKTVKNTLLNGLFYTMGRGISYTLLGLLIYFGLSSFQISKIFQGWGDKVLGPILIIIGLIMFGIIKINFVGQNKKTEKLEQWLSSKGYLGSLLLGVLFALAFCPYSGVLFFGALIPLVLKSTGGIFLPLLFALGTGLPVIIFSFFIAFGVQKVAKAFKIVQKIEKIMRYSVASIFILTGIYYIIYNI
- a CDS encoding queuosine precursor transporter — translated: MLILILWIIGITSFTLLGSWYVKKYNKPDLLIALYVTFILVAQILAVKISAFDLGFKTFFAPSGILVFSITYLLTDIVNEKFGRREVQKMILIAFISQVAMVFFFWLGVIFPAAPFWQMQDVWKQIFGLVPRIVAASWIAFLISENIDAIIFSYFKAKTKGKYLWMRNAFSSLPALALDSILFITIAFLGVSPIWPLILGQIVVKWLVGLVNIPFMYFNKWVMGNK
- a CDS encoding Maf family protein; the encoded protein is MNIILGSASKSRKRVMERAGWKFTIITADIDEKAIRFDDPKDLVMALASAKADAILPKIKEKAFLITADQVVVCNNEIREKPIDEKQAREYLRSYADYPAEAVNGIAIVNTETKERMVKLEISKIKFKQIPETIIDQLISKGDIFSQAGSFSAEDPLLIPYIDYIEGTLDSVEGLPIELIEDLINKMNK
- a CDS encoding radical SAM protein — its product is MVPVNTLQLFITNRCNLRCKGCFYAHKLGAKEMSLREYQDYILKYLPEIQKVILLGGEPTMHKNLPQMLKFNNQYGLKTTIYSNGFNLEQFKGKNFDNVQIRVGVYGSYSSEKPLSKIDKIDLPMTIVYMLRKDNINELMETAEMAEKNFNCDNFYISSIRDIAVTDDFWKDTPETIPMDEYAEIIQEFVNKYSGNIKKLHLATRGVVVTKKQNFMKFHKCRFGNIFPDKEKIICPFDISKKILTKDLLFNQRNCTKHRKCILQKIVLEKVPGK
- a CDS encoding prohibitin family protein → MLGLLKFLIFLAVFVFCIFLSVKFNFKENKKFGTKEFEGVGIKPKGLILGIALFFLALIILPAIGAIPAGYRGVVLKFGAVTGRVLGEGIYTVHPFTETVKLMSVKVEAYEVQVEAASKDLQDVNAKITLNYFLESRVVGRTYQTLGYDYQTRIISPAIQEAVKSSTAQFDATELITKRPLVKEKIESFLKERIAIHGIIMDAVSITDFKFSPKFSESIENKVRAAQDVLTAQNNLEKIKIEADQKVAQAQAEAEALRLQKQQVTPELIALRKIEVQRLAIEVQLAAVGKWNGQLPNVTGGVIPFLDVNQQSVKADVKTDTK
- a CDS encoding AbrB/MazE/SpoVT family DNA-binding domain-containing protein: MKKDFFESIICFDTATVGERGQIVVPAEIRKKLKMKSGDKMVAFLTPAETIILIPSNKFGKIVSVFHKKLDKLTELIK
- a CDS encoding efflux RND transporter periplasmic adaptor subunit; this translates as MRLPKFNKKLIILIIIIILAIGGFIISRRPQKLQFESITLSKRNIIQEVSVTGHIKPVETVDLAFEKNGKVTEVNVKIGDKIEKGKVLVKLDNTEVLTELRQNQANLESAKAQLNQYQAALDSQKSKLTEMESGTRIEEIQVQEIKVANAKISLTNAKNDLIDKLKDAYTKSDDSIKNKIDQMFNNPTSADPQFNFSLNNFSLEIELEQDRMSIESMLADWNNSLSKISASSDLNIYSSQAEKNLDQINSFLEQIANVVNGLMPTMSGLSQTTIDTHKSNTSIARTNMNTAVVNLSAAEEGIKTAQSNLSLVEQELILSKAGTVKEQIDSQKFQIKQAEANVVSQQAKINQAEASVENTRVQMEKLILRSPISGVVTKQEAKVGEFVTANTIMVGIMSDKNFEMETNIPEADIAKVKIGNLANVTLDAYGSSVVWQAELVKIDPSETMIEGVSTYKTTFQFKNEDERIKSGMTANIDIIAAQHDNVISVPQRAITDKDGKRMVKIVDGDGFKEVEVETGMRGSEGEIEILKGLNEGDKVITSKK
- a CDS encoding ABC transporter ATP-binding protein; translated protein: MALIEVKNLEKIYHTDSVETPALIDTSFKIEKGEFVAIMGPSGSGKSTLLHILGFLDEPTGGEYYFDGKSLSDYSQKEIAMVRNKKMGFIFQTFNLLSRTSVLENVKLPLLYSDIKESLWNEMAKKAIESVGLSHRINHLPSQLSGGEKQRVAIARALINNPQVIFADEPTGNLDSKSGQIIMEIIQRLNEKEGKTIILITHETNTAEHAQRIIHMLDGQIDSDRNVENRRTAQDSFIK